The following DNA comes from Gammaproteobacteria bacterium.
CTCTGCCAGTTCATGCGCTTGAAAGCGGTCGGCTTTGTTTAATACCAGAATGGTCGGCTTGTTCAGTTCCAACATCGCACGGAGAGCCGCGTGTTCGGTTTTGGTGATGTCGCCTTCGGTCACAAACACACAAACATGAGCGCGTTGTGCGGCCTCTAATGCCAGTTTATCCAGTGGAGCGACATCGGGAGCGGTCACTTCCTGCAAGCCGGGTACGTCTTCCAGAATGAGTTGATCGCCCGCAGCACTGTGCCAAACGAATTTTTTGGTGGCGCGGGTGGAACCGCCCAACACGTCTACGGCAATGTCTTCGGCTTGTTCCACATTTGGCAACATGGCCTTGATCAAACTGCTTTTACCCACACTGATGTTGCCAAGGAATGCGACGATAATTTCGCCCGATTGTTTTTCTTCACGCCATTGCTCCAAAGCCGCAAAGGCTTCGTTGACATCAATGCCTTTGGCCTCGGCTTCGCGGTATTTTTGTGCCACCGATTCCGCGCTGACCGGCGCTGCAACCTCAGGCGCTTGAGGTTTTTTTCGTGGACCTAGTAGCGACCAGATAAACCACAGCGTGAAACCGACCAGTGCGACGGACAAAATTACAAAAGGTGCGGTTAGCCAGATCGGCGCAGTTTGCAAGCGCTCCCACAAGGACAAGCTGCCCTCGGCCAAATTCAAAATCACATTCAGGGTCACCACGCACAGCAATATCGCCAAGATCACGAGTAACCATTTGAATGTTTTAAATTGTTTAAACATTTGACTATTGTATCTCAATTGCCAGCCGGACAAATCGACTACAATAGCGGCCCCAGACGCACTTGCCTCACGAAAAAAGAATTTCACATGCATCAAACTTCCGGACGCTGGAAATACGGACTCGCGCTTTCTCTGATGACCGCACTGATGTGGGGTACCTTGGCGATTGCACTCAAGATGTTACTGGTCTACATGGATCCCTACAGCATCACCTGGTATCGCATGTTGGTGGCGGCTGTGATTCTCGGCTGCATTCTCGCCCTAAAAGGTCAATTCCCAGACTGGCGAAAGCTCAAGGGCAAAACCGGATTACTGATAGCCATCGCAACCCTCGCATTAACCGGAAATTTTGTGTTCTATCTGATCAGTCTGGATTTCATCTCACCCGGTGTGGCCCAGGTGGTCATCCAGCTGGCGCCGGTCTTTTTGCTCACCGGCGGCGTATTGGTTTTTGGCGAATCTTTTAACCGCACCCAGTTTGTGGGCTTGATCGTATTGGTTGCCGGAATGTTGTTGTTCATGAACCAGCGTTTGCAAGATTTGTTCTCCAAAATGGACGACTACAGTATCGGAGTGGTGATCATGATCGTGGCTGCCATCGTGTGGTCCATATACGCATTAATACAAAAACAATTACTCAAAGAGTTACGCTCGGAAAGCATTTTATTCTGGGTGTATCTGGGTTCTGCCTTGGTTCTGATTCCCACGGCCGATGTGGCCAGTGT
Coding sequences within:
- a CDS encoding DMT family transporter, with the translated sequence MHQTSGRWKYGLALSLMTALMWGTLAIALKMLLVYMDPYSITWYRMLVAAVILGCILALKGQFPDWRKLKGKTGLLIAIATLALTGNFVFYLISLDFISPGVAQVVIQLAPVFLLTGGVLVFGESFNRTQFVGLIVLVAGMLLFMNQRLQDLFSKMDDYSIGVVIMIVAAIVWSIYALIQKQLLKELRSESILFWVYLGSALVLIPTADVASVESLDALGWALLAFACLNSIFAYGGFAEALDHWEASRISAVLTLVPLLTLGFVELIHWWFPERLASENLNLLGYCGALIVVTGSAITALAGQKKVST